In Solanum stenotomum isolate F172 chromosome 6, ASM1918654v1, whole genome shotgun sequence, one DNA window encodes the following:
- the LOC125866569 gene encoding uncharacterized protein LOC125866569: MAKHQTTSFNFRSSCSILVFLSIFSSIPLLYWSYSIGYGYCHNQVENNKEVLSMEPINLLKFPKAWNQLVFSSKQQRRTPQTRLLKIGLFVRKWPEKNQAGGMERHALTLYLALAKRGHDLHIFTTSSSANIPSIMSNLHFHISRPIGSGYLNQVVAWKQFLEENTTKAFDVIHSESVGLRLTKSSSYLNNVAVSWHGIAYETIHSDIIQELVRNPLDSSSQQVISDGKMMKVVEEVKFFQYYAHHVATSDHVGDVLKRIYMIPEERVHIILNGVDEEIFKPDVSKGNDFLLKLGINKDRSRSSIILGLSGRLVKDKGHPLMFEALQQIFLENSTFKDSVIVLIAGNGPWGDRYKELGPNVMVLGPLERAQLAEFYNAIDIFVHPTLRAQGLDQVPLEAFLTGKPVMATKLASFTGSIIVNEDMGYTFSPTVSELKKVLYEVWEGGKKNLEKKGGFARERGLKMFTATKMVAAYERLFLCISGNDEEKQQKNEDYCVYQPHQEMD; the protein is encoded by the coding sequence ATGGCAAAACATCAAACCACTTCTTTCAATTTCAGATCTTCTTGCTctattcttgtttttttatcAATCTTCTCATCCATTCCTCTTCTCTATTGGTCTTATTCAATTGGTTATGGCTATTGTCATAATCAAGTAGAAAATAACAAAGAAGTGTTATCAATGGAACCAATTAATCTCCTCAAATTTCCAAAAGCTTGGAACCAACTTGTCTTTTCATCAAAACAACAACGTCGTACACCTCAGACAAGACTCCTTAAAATTGGTCTCTTTGTTAGGAAATGGCCAGAAAAAAATCAAGCTGGAGGTATGGAACGACACGCCTTAACACTCTATCTTGCCTTAGCTAAACGCGGACATGACCTTCACATCTTCACAACTTCTTCATCCGCGAATATTCCAAGTATCATGAGTAATCTCCATTTTCACATCTCGAGGCCTATAGGTTCAGGATATCTAAATCAAGTTGTTGCTTGGAAGCAATTTTTAGAAGAAAACACGACAAAGGCCTTTGATGTTATACATTCAGAGAGTGTAGGTCTCAGACTAACAAAATCAAGTAGTTACCTGAATAATGTTGCGGTTAGCTGGCATGGAATTGCTTATGAGACTATACATTCTGATATCATACAAGAACTCGTAAGAAATCCTCTAGATTCATCGTCACAACAAGTGATTAGTGATGGCAAAATGATGAAAGTTGTTGAAGAGGTAAAGTTCTTTCAATACTATGCTCACCATGTTGCCACGAGTGATCACGTAGGAGATGTACTTAAAAGGATCTATATGATCCCAGAAGAACGCGTTCATATCATCTTAAATGGAGTAGATGAGGAAATTTTTAAACCAGATGTCTCAAAAGGCAATGATTTTCTATTGAAATTAGGTATCAACAAAGATAGATCAAGGTCATCGATAATCCTAGGATTATCGGGTAGATTGGTTAAAGATAAAGGGCATCCATTAATGTTTGAAGCATTACAACAAATCTTCTTAGAGAACTCGACATTTAAGGATAGTGTGATCGTCCTAATAGCTGGAAATGGTCCATGGGGTGATCGATACAAAGAGCTAGGACCAAATGTGATGGTTTTAGGACCATTAGAACGTGCTCAATTGGCGGAGTTTTATAATGCAATAGATATATTTGTACACCCAACTTTACGAGCTCAAGGTTTAGATCAAGTACCATTGGAAGCATTTTTAACAGGTAAGCCAGTGATGGCGACAAAACTAGCAAGTTTTACTGGCTCTATTATTGTCAACGAAGATATGGGCTATACATTTTCACCTACAGTAAGCGAATTGAAGAAAGTTTTGTATGAAGTTTGGGAAGGGGGAAAgaaaaatttggagaaaaaaggCGGGTTTGCTAGGGAGAGAGGGTTGAAGATGTTTACTGCAACGAAAATGGTTGCTGCGTATGAGAGGCTATTTCTTTGTATTTCAGGTAACGATGAGGAAAAACAACAGAAGAACGAAGATTATTGTGTCTATCAGCCTCATCAAGAGATGGATTGA
- the LOC125869227 gene encoding pollen receptor-like kinase 2, with protein sequence MSVAYRYSNHNRQYGHHHHYLLILVVLLLLVVVPIKSDSSEAEILFRFSKSLQKNGATANWNTKVSPCDKNTDKPNWDNVICENGFVFGLQLESKGLSGTIDVDALKDLPNFRTISVMNNNFEGPLPNLSKLAGLKTAYFTNNKFSGQIDNTLFEGMHWLKKLHLANNQFSGKIPSVLGQLPKLTELRLENNKFEGQIPDFVQERLMDMNFANNSLEGPIPRGLASLKPSAFEGNDLCDGPLSKCTSEPKVALWTIILVVIAVAAAVAAIVVVIIILRRGKQTPETETRPTPTLSGAAGGATNQTGAPSAAADLNKMEQGSNQAMAAPAPDQSPEGTGGLNNNKRPEVQPIQKLLFLKDDIEKFDLPDLLKASAEILGSGVFGSTYKAALSMGRVMVVKRFRQMNNVGKEDFHEHMRRLGRLSHKNLLPVVAFYYRKEEKLLVSEYVNNVSLAVHLHGNKSRGQPSFDWPTRLKIVKGVAKGLLYLYNELPSLTAPHGHLKSSNVLLNESYEPLLTDYALLPVVNLEHAQEHMIAYKSPEFKHSGRITRKNDVWTLGILILEIITGKFPSNFLQQGKGSDTDLATWVRSVVNEDMTEVDVFEKEMRGTTNSEGEMMKLLKIALGCCDLDMEKRFDMKEAMERIEEVKERDGDDDFYSTRGLSDDYTQVSMNI encoded by the exons ATGTCGGTGGCTTATCGTTATAGCAACCACAATCGCCAGTATGGTCATCACCATCACTATCTCTTAATCCTCGTTGTGTTATTATTACTAGTCGTTGTCCCGATCAAATCGGATAGTTCTGAGGCAGAAATCCTCTTTCGATTTAGCAAGTCCTTGCAGAAAAATGGCGCAACAGCTAATTGGAATACGAAAGTATCGCCTTGCGATAAAAATACAGATAAACCCAATTGGGATAATGTTATTTGCGAAAACGGATTCGTTTTCGGGTTGCAATTGGAGAGTAAAGGCTTAAGTGGGACAATAGATGTGGATGCTCTTAAAGATTTGCCTAATTTCAGGACCATAAGTGTTATGAACAATAATTTTGAAGGACCTTTACCGAATTTAAGTAAACTTGCAGGGTTAAAAACGGCCTATTTCACAAATAACAAGTTTTCTGGCCAAATTGACAATACTCTTTTTGAAGGGATGCATTGGTTAAAAAAACTTCATCTTGCTAATAATCAATTTAGTGGTAAAATCCCATCTGTTTTGGGTCAATTGCCTAAGCTTACAGAATTGAGACTTGAAAACAACAAATTTGAAGGCCAAATACCTGATTTTGTTCAAGAGAGACTTATGGATATGAATTTTGCTAACAACTCTCTTGAGGGTCCAATTCCTCGTGGCCTTGCTAGTCTCAAACCTTCAGCATTTGaag GTAATGATCTTTGTGATGGTCCATTATCGAAATGCACGAGTGAACCAAAAGTAGCTCTCTGGACAATTATATTGGTGGTTATTGCAGTTGCAGCAGCAGTAGCAGCAATTGTTGTTGTTATCATCATTCTTCGTCGGGGCAAGCAGACACCCGAAACAGAAACAAGACCAACACCTACACTCTCTGGAGCTGCAGGGGGCGCTACTAACCAAACAGGGGCGCCCTCAGCAGCAGCAGATCTAAACAAAATGGAACAGGGCAGCAATCAAGCAATGGCTGCTCCTGCTCCTGACCAGTCTCCAGAGGGGACCGGTGgactaaataataataagaggCCTGAAGTACAACCAATACAAAAACTTCTATTCTTAAAAGATGATATTGAAAAATTTGATTTGCCAGATCTACTTAAGGCTTCAGCTGAAATATTGGGTAGCGGTGTATTTGGTTCGACTTATAAAGCTGCACTAAGCATGGGACGTGTTATGGTTGTCAAAAGATTTAGGCAAATGAATAATGTAGGCAAGGAAGATTTTCATGAGCATATGAGAAGGCTAGGTAGGTTGAGTCATAAGAACTTGCTTCCTGTTGTAGCTTTTTACTATAGGAAAGAGGAAAAGCTTTTGGTCTCAGAGTATGTCAACAATGTCAGCCTTGCAGTTCATCTTCATG GTAATAAATCGCGGGGGCAACCAAGTTTTGATTGGCCAACTCGATTGAAAATCGTAAAGGGAGTAGCCAAGGGACTATTGTACCTCTACAACGAGCTACCAAGCTTGACAGCACCCCACGGTCACCTCAAGTCCTCGAACGTGCTTCTGAATGAATCCTACGAGCCCCTCCTCACGGACTATGCATTACTACCCGTAGTAAACCTAGAACACGCTCAAGAACACATGATTGCTTACAAATCTCCTGAATTCAAACATAGTGGTCGTATCACACGTAAAAACGATGTGTGGACGCTTGGAATATTAATCCTCGAGATCATAACGGGTAAATTCCCGTCTAATTTCTTGCAACAAGGCAAGGGGAGTGACACGGATTTGGCTACGTGGGTAAGGTCCGTGGTAAATGAAGACATGACGGAGGTAGATGTATTCGAGAAGGAAATGAGAGGTACGACGAATTCAGAGGGGGAAATGATGAAGTTATTGAAGATAGCTTTGGGTTGTTGTGATCTTGATATGGAAAAGAGGTTTGATATGAAGGAAGCAATGGAAAGGATTGAGGAAGTAAAAGAGAGAGATGGGGATGATGATTTTTACTCTACAAGAGGATTATCTGATGATTATACTCAAGTTTCTATGAACATTTGA
- the LOC125866570 gene encoding pentatricopeptide repeat-containing protein At3g42630 isoform X1, whose amino-acid sequence MAAGLVVSIAVTPKLRPFSLISHQNQSSAQKRLWRMKQGGNIDPRGNYADCASLIQGLSRKKLPVAAERLVLEKKSEGFVPDSSTLSALMLCYASNGLFCKALAAWDEIMNSSFLPDVHVIAELIDIYGCKGYLDVAVRILHQIQLKDSNLLRDVYAQAISRFGKKGQLELMEVMLKEMVSMGFPVDSTTGNAYVIYYSNFGTLSEMEVAYGRLKMSRILIEEEAIRSISLAYLKKEKFYSLGQFVRDVGLCRRNVGNLLWNLLLLSYAANFKMKSLQREFVRMVESGFFPDLSTFNIRALAFSKMSLFWDLHVTLEHMKHEKVVPDLVTYGSVVDAYLDRGLGRNLDFALQKLNINDCVTVATEPLVFEAIGKGDFHLSSEACLEFSKKKNWTYEELITTYLKKYFRRNQIFWNY is encoded by the exons ATGGCAGCTGGGTTAGTTGTATCCATAGCCGTAACTCCAAAATTGAGGCCATTTTCCTTAATTTCCCACCAAAATCAATCTTCTGCACAAAAG AGACTTTGGCGCATGAAACAGGGAGGGAATATTGATCCACGTGGTAATTACGCAGATTGTGCTTCACTGATACAGGGGTTAAGTAGGAAAAAATTGCCTGTTGCTGCTGAAAGGCTAGTCCTTGAAAAGAAATCTGAGGGTTTTGTACCTGATAGCTCTACCTTGTCAGCATTGATGCTATGCTATGCTAGTAATGGTTTATTTTGCAAAGCATTAGCTGCTTGGGATGAAATTATGAACAGTTCATTTCTGCCGGATGTTCATGTAATTGCAGAACTGATTGATATCTATGGCTGCAAAGGATATTTAGATGTTGCTGTCAGAATATTGCATCAGATTCAGTTGAAAGATTCCAACCTGCTTCGTGATGTTTATGCTCAGGCTATCTCTCGTTTTGGAAAAAAAGGGCAGCTTGAATTGATGGAAGTTATGCTGAAAGAGATGGTTTCCATGGGGTTCCCTGTTGATTCTACTACTGGAAATGCCTATGTTATTTACTATAGCAATTTTGGCACGCTGAGTGAAATGGAAGTTGCATATGGCCGTCTTAAGATGTCAAGAATTCTTATAGAGGAAGAAGCGATCAGGTCTATATCCTTGGCTTATCTCAAGAAAGAGAAGTTTTATAGTTTAGGTCAGTTTGTAAGAGATGTCGGTCTTTGTAGGAGAAATGTGGGGAATCTACTGTGGAACCTGTTACTTCTTTCTTATGCTGCCAACTTCAAAATGAAAAGTTTGCAGAGAGAATTTGTGAGAATGGTAGAAAGTGGATTTTTTCCTGATCTTAGTACTTTTAATATTAGAGCTTTGGCATTTTCAAAGATGTCTTTATTTTGGGATCTGCATGTAACCCTTGAACATATGAAACATGAGAAGGTAGTTCCTGATCTTGTGACTTACGGTTCTGTTGTTGATGCATACTTAGATAGAGGTCTGGGACGAAATTTGGATTTTGCTTTACAGaaattgaatataaatgatTGTGTTACAGTAGCAACAGAACCGCTTGTATTTGAGGCCATAGGGAAAGGAGATTTCCACTTAAGCTCGGAGGCATGTTTAGAGTTCAGTAAGAAAAAGAATTGGACGTATGAGGAGCTTATCACCACCTATCTCAAGAAATACTTCCGCCGTAATCAAATCTTTTGGAACTATTGA
- the LOC125866568 gene encoding U-box domain-containing protein 35-like isoform X1 — MSQRSFTGDQNKATVVAIDKDKGSQYALKWAVDTLIGKGKSVTLLHVKVRPSVSLPNADVSDGTPRVYRSDPDTQAKELFLPFRCFCNRKNIQVNEVVIEGIDIATSISDYVTANVIENLVVGAASRNGFVSRFKTMDVPTAVSKVIPGFCTVYVIAKGKVQSTKNASSPVPSSPTPVQQNHSTSSLGAKLGFADTRYAQISSDTKGLFFHLQHIALISVIKQLNTVRTGLTCPISTGSVTDIRSPYASRSSADDLDSIKSPFNRGKGINRSYGDLSVAESDLSFVSSGRPSSTFPISMDSSHDLGLPPRLSNSSDTDAKYSAPRLSNGSETESRLSFGSSFSATRLSEANGFSSNSFDSGNGSWSSPSNMEDIEAEMRRLKQELKQTMDMYSSACKEALSAKHKAMELHRWKVEEEQKLEEARLAEEAALAVAEKEKAKCRAALEAAEEAQRIAEREAQRRISAERKALKESEEKKKVLDALAQSDCRYRKYTIEEIETATDNFAATRKIGEGGYGPVYKCYLDHTQVAIKVLRPDAAQGRSQFQQEVEVLSCIRHPNMVLLLGACPEFGCLVYEYMANGSLDDRLFRRGSTQVLPWQLRFRIAAEVGTSLLFLHQTKPEPLVHRDLKPGNILLDRNYVSKISDVGLARLVPPSIADSVTQYRMTSTAGTFCYIDPEYQQTGMLGTKSDIYSFGIMLLQIITARPPMGLTHHVERAIEKGTFADMLDPAVPDWPMEEALTFAKLALKCAELRRKDRPDLGTVILPELNRLRVLAEEAMQPMHFGSSPRSPTTESRSTSQVSDIRTSL, encoded by the exons ATGAGCCAAAGGAGTTTTACTGGAGATCAAAACAAGGCAACAGTAGTTGCAATAGATAAAGATAAAGGAAGCCAATATGCATTAAAATGGGCTGTTGATACTTTAATTGGAAAAGGCAAAAGTGTTACTCTTCTTCATGTTAAAGTTAGACCTTCTGTTTCCCTTCCTAATGCAG ATGTGAGTGATGGAACTCCCAGAGTATATAGAAGTGATCCTGATACTCAAGCAAAGGAGTTGTTCTTACCTTTCCGATGCTTCTGCAACCGTAAGAAT ATTCAAGTCAATGAAGTTGTAATTGAAGGCATAGACATAGCGACCTCCATAAGTGACTATGTTACAGCCAATGTCATAGAGAATCTGGTGGTGGGCGCTGCATCAAGGAACGGTTTTGTTAGCAG atTCAAGACGATGGATGTCCCAACTGCGGTGTCCAAAGTCATACCTGGCTTTTGCACAGTTTATGTGATCGCCAAAGGCAAAGTTCAATCGACAAAGAATGCATCTTCTCCAGTTCCCAGTTCACCAACTCCCGTGCAGCAGAATCATTCCACCTCATCTCTAGGTGCTAAGCTTGGCTTCGCTGATACACGTTATGCACAAATCAGCAGCGACACAAAAGGTCTGTTTTTCCACCTGCAGCATATTGCGTTAATTTCTGTCATAAAGCAATTGAACACTGTTAGAACAGGTTTAACCTGTCCTATTTCAACAGGAAGTGTGACTGATATTAGGTCACCATACGCATCACGAAGCTCAGCTGACGATTTAGATAGCATCAA GTCCCCATTCAACAGAGGTAAAGGGATAAACAGATCATATGGAGACCTCTCAGTGGCAGAATCTGATTTATCATTTGTGAGCTCTGGTCGTCCAAGCTCTACATTTCCAATCTCTATGGACAGCAGTCACGATTTGGGTCTTCCCCCTCGGCTTTCAAACAGCTCAGACACAGATGCTAAATATTCTGCTCCGCGACTTTCAAACGGCTCAGAAACAGAGAGCAGATTAAGCTTTGGATCATCATTCTCAGCAACCAGGTTATCTGAAGCTAATGGCTTCTCATCAAATTCTTTTGATAGTGGCAATGGATCATGGTCTTCACCCAGCAACATG GAAGACATAGAAGCAGAGATGAGAAGACTCAAGCAGGAACTCAAGCAGACCATGGACATGTACAGTTCAGCATGCAAGGAAGCACTTTCAGCAAAACATAAG GCAATGGAACTTCACCGGTGGAAAgtagaagaagaacaaaaattagaAGAGGCACGACTAGCAGAGGAAGCAGCACTGGCTGTTGCAGAGAAAGAAAAAGCAAAGTGCAGGGCAGCCCTTGAAGCAGCCGAAGAAGCACAGAGGATCGCCGAACGAGAGGCACAGAGAAGAATCAGTGCAGAAAGGAAGGCACTCAAGGAATctgaagagaagaagaaggtaCTGGATGCCCTTGCACAGAGTGATTGCCGTTATCGTAAGTACACAATAGAGGAGATTGAAACAGCAACAGATAACTTTGCAGCAACTCGTAAAATTGGAGAAGGTGGATACGGGCCGGTATACAAGTGTTACTTGGATCACACACAGGTTGCGATTAAGGTTCTCCGTCCAGATGCTGCTCAGGGAAGGTCACAATTTCAGCAAGAG GTTGAAGTTCTAAGCTGCATAAGGCATCCAAACATGGTTCTTCTACTTGGAGCCTGCCCTGAATTTGGCTGCCTAGTGTATGAGTACATGGCCAATGGGAGCTTAGATGATCGCCTCTTCCGAAGAGGAAGCACTCAAGTTCTTCCTTGGCAACTAAGATTTCGTATAGCTGCAGAGGTCGGAACTAGCCTCCTTTTCCTTCACCAGACCAAGCCAGAACCTCTAGTGCACCGGGATCTTAAACCTGGCAACATTTTGCTTGACCGCAATTATGTAAGTAAGATCAGCGATGTTGGTTTAGCTAGGCTCGTCCCCCCTTCTATAGCTGACTCCGTGACACAGTACCGAATGACATCAACAGCGGGAACATTTTGTTATATAGATCCTGAATATCAGCAAACTGGGATGTTGGGAACAAAATCTGATATATACTCATTTGGAATAATGCTTCTCCAAATAATTACAGCCAGACCTCCAATGGGTTTGACCCACCATGTTGAGAGGGCAATTGAGAAAGGCACTTTTGCTGATATGCTTGATCCAGCAGTTCCTGACTGGCCTATGGAAGAGGCTTTGACGTTTGCCAAGTTAGCACTCAAGTGTGCAGAACTCAGGCGTAAAGATCGACCAGATCTTGGCACTGTAATTTTGCCTGAACTTAACAGATTACGTGTACTTGCTGAAGAAGCAATGCAACCAATGCATTTTGGAAGCAGCCCAAGAAGCCCAACTACTGAAAGTCGATCTACCTCTCAAGTAAGTGATATAAGAACATCTTTGTAA
- the LOC125866568 gene encoding U-box domain-containing protein 35-like isoform X2, which yields MSQRSFTGDQNKATVVAIDKDKGSQYALKWAVDTLIGKGKSVTLLHVKVRPSVSLPNADVSDGTPRVYRSDPDTQAKELFLPFRCFCNRKNIQVNEVVIEGIDIATSISDYVTANVIENLVVGAASRNGFVSRFKTMDVPTAVSKVIPGFCTVYVIAKGKVQSTKNASSPVPSSPTPVQQNHSTSSLGAKLGFADTRYAQISSDTKGSVTDIRSPYASRSSADDLDSIKSPFNRGKGINRSYGDLSVAESDLSFVSSGRPSSTFPISMDSSHDLGLPPRLSNSSDTDAKYSAPRLSNGSETESRLSFGSSFSATRLSEANGFSSNSFDSGNGSWSSPSNMEDIEAEMRRLKQELKQTMDMYSSACKEALSAKHKAMELHRWKVEEEQKLEEARLAEEAALAVAEKEKAKCRAALEAAEEAQRIAEREAQRRISAERKALKESEEKKKVLDALAQSDCRYRKYTIEEIETATDNFAATRKIGEGGYGPVYKCYLDHTQVAIKVLRPDAAQGRSQFQQEVEVLSCIRHPNMVLLLGACPEFGCLVYEYMANGSLDDRLFRRGSTQVLPWQLRFRIAAEVGTSLLFLHQTKPEPLVHRDLKPGNILLDRNYVSKISDVGLARLVPPSIADSVTQYRMTSTAGTFCYIDPEYQQTGMLGTKSDIYSFGIMLLQIITARPPMGLTHHVERAIEKGTFADMLDPAVPDWPMEEALTFAKLALKCAELRRKDRPDLGTVILPELNRLRVLAEEAMQPMHFGSSPRSPTTESRSTSQVSDIRTSL from the exons ATGAGCCAAAGGAGTTTTACTGGAGATCAAAACAAGGCAACAGTAGTTGCAATAGATAAAGATAAAGGAAGCCAATATGCATTAAAATGGGCTGTTGATACTTTAATTGGAAAAGGCAAAAGTGTTACTCTTCTTCATGTTAAAGTTAGACCTTCTGTTTCCCTTCCTAATGCAG ATGTGAGTGATGGAACTCCCAGAGTATATAGAAGTGATCCTGATACTCAAGCAAAGGAGTTGTTCTTACCTTTCCGATGCTTCTGCAACCGTAAGAAT ATTCAAGTCAATGAAGTTGTAATTGAAGGCATAGACATAGCGACCTCCATAAGTGACTATGTTACAGCCAATGTCATAGAGAATCTGGTGGTGGGCGCTGCATCAAGGAACGGTTTTGTTAGCAG atTCAAGACGATGGATGTCCCAACTGCGGTGTCCAAAGTCATACCTGGCTTTTGCACAGTTTATGTGATCGCCAAAGGCAAAGTTCAATCGACAAAGAATGCATCTTCTCCAGTTCCCAGTTCACCAACTCCCGTGCAGCAGAATCATTCCACCTCATCTCTAGGTGCTAAGCTTGGCTTCGCTGATACACGTTATGCACAAATCAGCAGCGACACAAAAG GAAGTGTGACTGATATTAGGTCACCATACGCATCACGAAGCTCAGCTGACGATTTAGATAGCATCAA GTCCCCATTCAACAGAGGTAAAGGGATAAACAGATCATATGGAGACCTCTCAGTGGCAGAATCTGATTTATCATTTGTGAGCTCTGGTCGTCCAAGCTCTACATTTCCAATCTCTATGGACAGCAGTCACGATTTGGGTCTTCCCCCTCGGCTTTCAAACAGCTCAGACACAGATGCTAAATATTCTGCTCCGCGACTTTCAAACGGCTCAGAAACAGAGAGCAGATTAAGCTTTGGATCATCATTCTCAGCAACCAGGTTATCTGAAGCTAATGGCTTCTCATCAAATTCTTTTGATAGTGGCAATGGATCATGGTCTTCACCCAGCAACATG GAAGACATAGAAGCAGAGATGAGAAGACTCAAGCAGGAACTCAAGCAGACCATGGACATGTACAGTTCAGCATGCAAGGAAGCACTTTCAGCAAAACATAAG GCAATGGAACTTCACCGGTGGAAAgtagaagaagaacaaaaattagaAGAGGCACGACTAGCAGAGGAAGCAGCACTGGCTGTTGCAGAGAAAGAAAAAGCAAAGTGCAGGGCAGCCCTTGAAGCAGCCGAAGAAGCACAGAGGATCGCCGAACGAGAGGCACAGAGAAGAATCAGTGCAGAAAGGAAGGCACTCAAGGAATctgaagagaagaagaaggtaCTGGATGCCCTTGCACAGAGTGATTGCCGTTATCGTAAGTACACAATAGAGGAGATTGAAACAGCAACAGATAACTTTGCAGCAACTCGTAAAATTGGAGAAGGTGGATACGGGCCGGTATACAAGTGTTACTTGGATCACACACAGGTTGCGATTAAGGTTCTCCGTCCAGATGCTGCTCAGGGAAGGTCACAATTTCAGCAAGAG GTTGAAGTTCTAAGCTGCATAAGGCATCCAAACATGGTTCTTCTACTTGGAGCCTGCCCTGAATTTGGCTGCCTAGTGTATGAGTACATGGCCAATGGGAGCTTAGATGATCGCCTCTTCCGAAGAGGAAGCACTCAAGTTCTTCCTTGGCAACTAAGATTTCGTATAGCTGCAGAGGTCGGAACTAGCCTCCTTTTCCTTCACCAGACCAAGCCAGAACCTCTAGTGCACCGGGATCTTAAACCTGGCAACATTTTGCTTGACCGCAATTATGTAAGTAAGATCAGCGATGTTGGTTTAGCTAGGCTCGTCCCCCCTTCTATAGCTGACTCCGTGACACAGTACCGAATGACATCAACAGCGGGAACATTTTGTTATATAGATCCTGAATATCAGCAAACTGGGATGTTGGGAACAAAATCTGATATATACTCATTTGGAATAATGCTTCTCCAAATAATTACAGCCAGACCTCCAATGGGTTTGACCCACCATGTTGAGAGGGCAATTGAGAAAGGCACTTTTGCTGATATGCTTGATCCAGCAGTTCCTGACTGGCCTATGGAAGAGGCTTTGACGTTTGCCAAGTTAGCACTCAAGTGTGCAGAACTCAGGCGTAAAGATCGACCAGATCTTGGCACTGTAATTTTGCCTGAACTTAACAGATTACGTGTACTTGCTGAAGAAGCAATGCAACCAATGCATTTTGGAAGCAGCCCAAGAAGCCCAACTACTGAAAGTCGATCTACCTCTCAAGTAAGTGATATAAGAACATCTTTGTAA
- the LOC125866570 gene encoding pentatricopeptide repeat-containing protein At3g42630 isoform X2 — translation MAAGLVVSIAVTPKLRPFSLISHQNQSSAQKGGNIDPRGNYADCASLIQGLSRKKLPVAAERLVLEKKSEGFVPDSSTLSALMLCYASNGLFCKALAAWDEIMNSSFLPDVHVIAELIDIYGCKGYLDVAVRILHQIQLKDSNLLRDVYAQAISRFGKKGQLELMEVMLKEMVSMGFPVDSTTGNAYVIYYSNFGTLSEMEVAYGRLKMSRILIEEEAIRSISLAYLKKEKFYSLGQFVRDVGLCRRNVGNLLWNLLLLSYAANFKMKSLQREFVRMVESGFFPDLSTFNIRALAFSKMSLFWDLHVTLEHMKHEKVVPDLVTYGSVVDAYLDRGLGRNLDFALQKLNINDCVTVATEPLVFEAIGKGDFHLSSEACLEFSKKKNWTYEELITTYLKKYFRRNQIFWNY, via the exons ATGGCAGCTGGGTTAGTTGTATCCATAGCCGTAACTCCAAAATTGAGGCCATTTTCCTTAATTTCCCACCAAAATCAATCTTCTGCACAAAAG GGAGGGAATATTGATCCACGTGGTAATTACGCAGATTGTGCTTCACTGATACAGGGGTTAAGTAGGAAAAAATTGCCTGTTGCTGCTGAAAGGCTAGTCCTTGAAAAGAAATCTGAGGGTTTTGTACCTGATAGCTCTACCTTGTCAGCATTGATGCTATGCTATGCTAGTAATGGTTTATTTTGCAAAGCATTAGCTGCTTGGGATGAAATTATGAACAGTTCATTTCTGCCGGATGTTCATGTAATTGCAGAACTGATTGATATCTATGGCTGCAAAGGATATTTAGATGTTGCTGTCAGAATATTGCATCAGATTCAGTTGAAAGATTCCAACCTGCTTCGTGATGTTTATGCTCAGGCTATCTCTCGTTTTGGAAAAAAAGGGCAGCTTGAATTGATGGAAGTTATGCTGAAAGAGATGGTTTCCATGGGGTTCCCTGTTGATTCTACTACTGGAAATGCCTATGTTATTTACTATAGCAATTTTGGCACGCTGAGTGAAATGGAAGTTGCATATGGCCGTCTTAAGATGTCAAGAATTCTTATAGAGGAAGAAGCGATCAGGTCTATATCCTTGGCTTATCTCAAGAAAGAGAAGTTTTATAGTTTAGGTCAGTTTGTAAGAGATGTCGGTCTTTGTAGGAGAAATGTGGGGAATCTACTGTGGAACCTGTTACTTCTTTCTTATGCTGCCAACTTCAAAATGAAAAGTTTGCAGAGAGAATTTGTGAGAATGGTAGAAAGTGGATTTTTTCCTGATCTTAGTACTTTTAATATTAGAGCTTTGGCATTTTCAAAGATGTCTTTATTTTGGGATCTGCATGTAACCCTTGAACATATGAAACATGAGAAGGTAGTTCCTGATCTTGTGACTTACGGTTCTGTTGTTGATGCATACTTAGATAGAGGTCTGGGACGAAATTTGGATTTTGCTTTACAGaaattgaatataaatgatTGTGTTACAGTAGCAACAGAACCGCTTGTATTTGAGGCCATAGGGAAAGGAGATTTCCACTTAAGCTCGGAGGCATGTTTAGAGTTCAGTAAGAAAAAGAATTGGACGTATGAGGAGCTTATCACCACCTATCTCAAGAAATACTTCCGCCGTAATCAAATCTTTTGGAACTATTGA